A part of Pectobacterium cacticida genomic DNA contains:
- the rpoN gene encoding RNA polymerase factor sigma-54 — protein sequence MKQGLQLRLSQQLAMTPQLQQAIRLLQLSTLELQQEIQLALESNPLLEQTDQHDEIESFEKVDSDSLDTGEALEQRDMPEELPLDATWDEIYSAGTPSGTGTDYRDEELPIYQGETTQTLQDYLMWQVELTPFSDTDAAIATSIVDAVDSTGYLTVPLEDILDSIGDDNVTLDEVEAVLKRVQRFDPVGVAARDLRDCLLVQLSQFADGSPYLDEARLIVSEHLELLANHDFRSLIRLTRLKEDVLKEALALIQSLDPRPGQSINTGESEYVIPDVLVRKVQGAWVVELNTDSIPRLQINQQYAALGNSIRNDSDGQFIRSNLQEARWLIKSLESRNDTLLKVTRCIVEQQQEFFEHGEEFMKPMVLADIAQAVDMHESTISRVTTQKFLHSPRGIFELKYFFSSHVNTDNGGEASSTAIRALVKKLIAAENPAKPLSDSKLTTLLSEQGIIVARRTVAKYRESLSIPPSNQRKQLI from the coding sequence ATGAAGCAAGGTTTGCAACTCAGGCTTAGCCAGCAACTGGCCATGACTCCACAACTGCAACAGGCTATCCGCCTGTTGCAGTTGTCCACGCTTGAATTGCAACAGGAAATTCAATTGGCGTTGGAAAGCAATCCGTTGCTTGAACAAACGGATCAGCATGACGAAATCGAATCATTCGAAAAGGTAGACAGTGATTCTCTGGATACCGGTGAAGCCCTTGAGCAACGCGATATGCCGGAAGAATTGCCGCTCGACGCGACGTGGGATGAGATCTACTCCGCCGGTACGCCGTCAGGCACCGGCACCGACTATCGCGATGAAGAACTGCCTATTTATCAGGGTGAAACCACACAAACGCTACAAGATTACCTGATGTGGCAGGTTGAACTGACACCCTTTTCAGATACCGACGCCGCCATTGCGACATCTATCGTCGACGCGGTAGACAGCACCGGCTACCTGACCGTACCGCTGGAAGATATTCTTGACAGCATCGGCGACGACAATGTGACGTTGGACGAAGTCGAAGCCGTGCTTAAACGTGTACAGCGTTTCGACCCCGTTGGCGTCGCGGCGCGCGATTTACGTGATTGTCTTCTGGTGCAACTTTCTCAGTTCGCTGACGGCTCGCCCTATCTGGACGAAGCGCGGCTGATCGTCAGCGAGCATCTCGAATTATTAGCCAACCATGATTTTCGCAGTTTAATCCGACTCACCCGCCTGAAAGAAGACGTCCTTAAAGAGGCGCTGGCGCTGATTCAGTCTCTCGACCCACGCCCAGGGCAATCGATCAACACCGGCGAGTCCGAATATGTCATCCCTGATGTGCTGGTGCGCAAGGTTCAAGGTGCCTGGGTAGTTGAACTGAATACCGATAGCATCCCTCGCTTACAGATTAACCAGCAGTATGCGGCGCTGGGTAACAGCATACGCAACGACAGCGATGGGCAATTTATCCGCAGTAACCTGCAGGAGGCGCGCTGGCTCATTAAGAGCCTGGAAAGTCGCAACGACACATTACTGAAAGTGACACGCTGTATCGTCGAGCAACAGCAGGAATTCTTCGAGCACGGGGAAGAATTCATGAAGCCCATGGTATTGGCAGACATCGCGCAAGCGGTGGATATGCATGAATCCACGATCTCACGCGTCACTACTCAGAAGTTTCTGCACAGCCCACGCGGTATTTTTGAACTAAAATACTTCTTCTCCAGCCATGTTAATACCGATAACGGTGGAGAAGCCTCATCAACGGCCATTCGTGCGCTGGTGAAGAAACTTATCGCGGCGGAAAACCCCGCGAAACCGTTGAGTGACAGCAAACTCACCACCCTGCTCTCTGAACAGGGCATTATTGTGGCACGTCGTACCGTTGCAAAATACCGAGAGTCTTTATCTATCCCACCATCGAATCAGCGTAAACAACTGATTTGA
- the lptB gene encoding LPS export ABC transporter ATP-binding protein, whose amino-acid sequence MATLTAENLAKAYKGRKVVENVSLTVNSGEIVGLLGPNGAGKTTTFYMVVGIVPRDEGRIVIDDDDISLLPLHERALRGIGYLPQEASIFRRLSVYDNLMAILQIRKDLTTEQQEDRANELMEEFHIIHLRDSLGQSLSGGERRRVEIARALAANPKFILLDEPFAGVDPISVLDIKKIIEHLRDRGLGVLITDHNVRETLDVCERAYIVSQGNLIAHGSPADILADEQVKRVYLGEGFRL is encoded by the coding sequence ATGGCAACACTAACCGCAGAAAACCTGGCCAAGGCGTATAAAGGCCGTAAAGTCGTGGAGAACGTCAGCCTCACCGTTAATTCCGGTGAGATCGTCGGTTTACTCGGGCCGAATGGGGCCGGGAAAACGACCACATTTTATATGGTGGTCGGTATCGTTCCGCGTGATGAAGGGCGCATCGTCATCGACGACGACGACATCAGCTTACTTCCTCTTCACGAACGCGCTTTGCGCGGCATTGGCTATCTGCCGCAGGAAGCGTCTATTTTCCGTCGCTTAAGCGTCTATGACAATCTGATGGCTATATTACAGATCCGCAAAGATCTGACGACGGAACAACAAGAAGATCGCGCCAATGAGCTAATGGAAGAATTCCATATTATTCATTTGCGCGATAGTCTGGGACAATCGCTGTCTGGAGGGGAAAGACGCCGGGTCGAGATTGCGCGAGCGCTGGCGGCGAACCCGAAATTCATCCTACTGGATGAGCCGTTCGCGGGCGTAGACCCGATCTCCGTACTGGATATAAAAAAAATCATTGAACATCTGCGTGACCGCGGATTGGGTGTGTTGATTACCGATCATAACGTCCGTGAAACGCTGGATGTGTGTGAACGCGCCTATATCGTGAGTCAAGGTAATCTGATCGCCCACGGTTCACCAGCCGATATTCTGGCCGATGAACAGGTGAAGCGCGTCTATCTGGGCGAAGGTTTCCGACTCTGA
- the lptA gene encoding lipopolysaccharide ABC transporter substrate-binding protein LptA, giving the protein MKFKTHNLMRNTLIASSLFAVSVSALAVTGDSNQPIHIDSAQQSLDMQGNTVTFTGNVVVKQGTIEVKADKVVVTRPQGAQGSEVVEGYGNPVTFYQMQDNGKPVKGHAQKIRYELANDFLVLTGNAYLEQQDSNVKGDRITYLVKQQRMEASSDKGKRVTTVLVPSQLQGKENNSQSSRAQPSQPRVTE; this is encoded by the coding sequence ATGAAATTCAAAACCCATAACCTGATGCGTAACACCCTGATCGCCAGTTCTCTGTTCGCCGTCAGCGTTTCCGCTCTCGCCGTTACTGGTGACAGCAATCAACCTATTCATATTGATTCGGCACAACAATCTTTGGACATGCAGGGTAATACTGTGACCTTCACTGGCAATGTTGTCGTAAAGCAAGGGACGATCGAAGTGAAAGCCGATAAGGTCGTGGTGACGCGGCCACAGGGCGCGCAAGGCAGCGAAGTGGTGGAAGGTTACGGTAATCCCGTAACCTTTTACCAGATGCAAGACAATGGGAAGCCGGTGAAAGGTCACGCACAGAAAATTCGCTACGAGTTAGCTAACGACTTCCTGGTGCTGACAGGTAACGCCTATCTGGAACAGCAGGACAGTAACGTCAAAGGCGATCGCATTACCTATTTGGTCAAACAGCAGCGAATGGAAGCGAGCAGCGACAAAGGAAAACGCGTGACAACCGTGTTAGTCCCCTCTCAGCTTCAGGGGAAGGAAAACAACAGTCAGTCTTCTCGTGCTCAACCCTCGCAACCACGGGTCACCGAATAA
- the lptC gene encoding LPS export ABC transporter periplasmic protein LptC gives MSKTKRWLTTFLALLALVLIGWNIADDDGVSVPSANDPAVPIYTSEKTDTQVYSPAGKLSYRLISEQVEYFNDEQLSWFTAPVATLFNEQGTATWSVRADRAKLTKDRMLYLYGHVEVKNLTTDTQLQRITTNNAQVNLVTQDIASDDEVTLYGTSFTSSGMKMRGNLRNKTAELIEKVKTSYEIQNP, from the coding sequence ATGAGTAAAACCAAACGTTGGCTGACCACTTTTCTGGCACTATTAGCGCTCGTCCTTATCGGCTGGAATATTGCCGATGACGACGGGGTATCGGTGCCGAGCGCCAACGATCCCGCCGTGCCAATCTACACGAGTGAAAAGACCGACACGCAGGTGTACAGTCCCGCGGGTAAATTGAGCTACCGATTAATTTCTGAACAGGTAGAATATTTCAACGATGAGCAGTTAAGTTGGTTTACCGCGCCGGTTGCTACGCTGTTCAACGAACAAGGCACGGCAACCTGGTCAGTTCGCGCCGATCGCGCCAAACTGACAAAAGACAGGATGCTCTATCTGTATGGCCATGTCGAAGTAAAGAATCTGACGACGGACACGCAGCTTCAACGCATCACAACGAATAATGCTCAGGTGAATCTGGTCACGCAGGATATTGCTTCCGATGATGAAGTCACCCTGTACGGCACTAGCTTTACCTCAAGCGGGATGAAAATGCGCGGGAATCTGCGTAATAAGACGGCCGAGTTGATCGAAAAGGTAAAAACCTCATATGAAATTCAAAACCCATAA
- the kdsC gene encoding 3-deoxy-manno-octulosonate-8-phosphatase KdsC: MSEVKAQTATCYGPVDQRVLEKAREVRLLICDVDGVMSDGLIYMGNHGEELKAFNVRDGYGIRCLLTSGIDVAIITGRSAKLLEDRCKTLGIVHLYQGQSDKILAFSDLLDKLALPPHQVAYIGDDLIDWPVMAQVGLSVAVADAHPLLLPRVDYVTRIAGGRGAVRELCDLILISQNKLEHAKGLSI, translated from the coding sequence ATGAGTGAAGTCAAGGCGCAAACCGCTACCTGCTATGGGCCAGTCGATCAACGAGTACTGGAAAAAGCCCGCGAGGTGCGTCTGTTAATCTGTGACGTTGACGGCGTGATGTCCGATGGCCTGATTTACATGGGGAACCACGGCGAGGAGTTGAAAGCCTTCAACGTCCGCGACGGTTATGGCATTCGCTGTTTGCTGACATCCGGCATCGACGTAGCCATTATTACCGGACGTTCGGCAAAATTGCTGGAAGATCGGTGTAAAACACTCGGCATCGTCCATCTTTATCAGGGACAATCGGATAAGATTTTGGCCTTCTCCGACTTGTTGGATAAACTGGCGCTTCCCCCACATCAGGTGGCGTATATCGGCGATGATTTGATTGATTGGCCGGTAATGGCGCAGGTTGGGCTAAGTGTTGCGGTGGCAGATGCGCACCCATTGCTGCTACCGCGAGTGGATTATGTCACTCGGATTGCGGGGGGGCGTGGTGCCGTTCGTGAGCTGTGTGATTTGATACTGATATCGCAGAACAAATTGGAGCACGCCAAAGGGTTGTCAATATGA
- the kdsD gene encoding arabinose-5-phosphate isomerase KdsD, which translates to MSPFEHDAHRNQQSDRALSEHKLQPDFDFQQAGKNVLRIERDGLAQLEQYIDDNFTLACQKIFHCQGKVVVMGMGKSGHIGRKIAATLASTGTPAFFVHPGEASHGDLGMVTPHDIVIAISNSGESHEILALIPVLKRQNVFLICMTGAPESTMGKAANIHLCVHVPQEACPLGLAPTTSTTATLAMGDALAVALLQARGFTAEDFALSHPGGALGRKLLLRVSDIMHSGDEIPHVPHNASLRDALVEITRKNLGMTVICEADMTIQGIFTDGDLRRVFDMNIDLNSARIADVMTAGGIRVTPQTLAVDALNLMQSRHITSLLVTEDDRLVGIVHMHDMLRAGVV; encoded by the coding sequence ATGTCACCGTTTGAACATGATGCTCACCGAAACCAGCAGTCCGACCGTGCACTATCCGAGCATAAGTTACAGCCCGATTTTGACTTCCAGCAGGCGGGTAAAAACGTACTGCGTATTGAGCGCGATGGGCTTGCGCAATTAGAGCAGTACATTGACGACAATTTTACCCTTGCTTGCCAAAAGATATTTCACTGCCAGGGCAAAGTGGTGGTGATGGGTATGGGCAAATCCGGACACATCGGTCGTAAGATAGCGGCGACGTTAGCCAGCACCGGTACACCCGCTTTTTTTGTTCATCCGGGCGAGGCCAGTCACGGCGACCTCGGTATGGTGACACCACATGATATCGTCATTGCTATTTCCAATTCCGGCGAATCCCATGAAATCCTCGCACTGATCCCCGTACTGAAACGCCAAAATGTGTTTCTGATTTGCATGACCGGCGCACCGGAAAGTACTATGGGCAAGGCGGCTAATATCCACCTGTGCGTACATGTCCCGCAGGAAGCCTGCCCTCTTGGCCTGGCGCCCACGACCAGTACGACGGCAACGTTAGCGATGGGGGATGCGCTGGCCGTGGCCCTACTCCAGGCTCGCGGCTTTACCGCCGAAGATTTTGCCCTCTCTCACCCCGGTGGCGCACTGGGCCGTAAACTCTTACTGCGCGTCAGCGATATCATGCATTCGGGCGATGAAATACCGCATGTCCCGCACAATGCATCACTGCGCGATGCGCTGGTGGAAATTACGCGCAAAAATTTGGGTATGACGGTAATCTGCGAAGCAGATATGACCATCCAGGGTATCTTTACCGACGGCGATCTGCGGCGCGTTTTCGACATGAATATTGACTTGAACAGCGCTCGTATTGCTGATGTGATGACCGCAGGCGGCATCCGTGTCACGCCGCAAACGCTGGCAGTAGACGCGCTTAACCTGATGCAGTCACGTCACATCACCTCCTTACTCGTGACGGAGGATGATCGTTTGGTTGGTATCGTTCATATGCACGATATGTTACGGGCAGGCGTGGTTTAA
- a CDS encoding calcium/sodium antiporter, with amino-acid sequence MLFATLLLFVGLLLLVYGADRLVFGAAVLARSFGLPPFVIGITIVGFGTSLPELIVSVTAALNNRVDMAVGNVIGSNIANILLILGSAALIRPLTVHSTLLRRELPLMLSVTLLCGVLLHDSYLSRTDGLLLLSAATLCLVLILRMAQQTQREGGDRLTSEQVAELPQDNSNPMVAVLWLILSMVILPMAARMVVDNATVIARYFDISELAIGLTILAIGTSLPELATAIVGTLKKEDDIALGNLIGSNIFNIAIVLGVPALLSPGALNPQAFQRDYWVMLAASALLTALCLSNKRRIGQGAGALLCCAFIAYLTALFFFS; translated from the coding sequence ATGCTTTTTGCAACACTGCTTTTGTTCGTTGGCTTGCTATTACTGGTTTACGGTGCCGATCGTCTTGTCTTTGGCGCCGCCGTGCTAGCACGCTCTTTCGGTTTGCCCCCCTTCGTCATCGGTATCACGATTGTCGGCTTCGGCACTTCATTACCTGAATTAATCGTTTCGGTAACCGCCGCCTTAAACAATAGGGTCGATATGGCCGTGGGTAACGTGATTGGCTCCAATATCGCTAATATTTTACTTATTCTCGGCAGCGCAGCGCTCATTCGTCCATTAACGGTTCATTCGACCCTACTACGTCGAGAGTTGCCGCTCATGTTGTCCGTCACTTTATTATGCGGTGTTTTACTGCATGATAGTTACCTAAGTCGTACCGACGGCCTGTTGCTGCTTTCTGCCGCCACGCTATGCCTGGTGTTAATTCTTCGCATGGCGCAACAGACGCAGCGTGAAGGGGGGGATCGCCTGACAAGTGAACAGGTGGCAGAGCTGCCACAGGACAACAGTAACCCAATGGTCGCCGTACTGTGGCTGATCCTCAGCATGGTTATTTTGCCGATGGCGGCGCGTATGGTAGTGGATAACGCCACGGTAATCGCACGCTATTTCGACATCAGCGAGTTAGCCATCGGGCTAACTATTCTCGCGATCGGCACCAGCCTGCCTGAGCTCGCCACCGCCATCGTCGGGACGCTAAAGAAAGAAGATGATATTGCGCTGGGCAACCTGATTGGCTCGAACATTTTTAATATTGCGATCGTGCTGGGCGTACCTGCGCTGCTCTCGCCGGGCGCATTGAACCCTCAGGCTTTTCAGCGCGATTATTGGGTCATGCTGGCGGCGAGCGCGCTATTAACCGCGCTGTGCCTCAGCAACAAACGTCGTATCGGGCAGGGCGCTGGCGCATTATTATGCTGCGCGTTCATCGCCTATCTGACGGCCCTGTTCTTTTTTTCATAA
- the mlaF gene encoding phospholipid ABC transporter ATP-binding protein MlaF, which translates to MNHEATNLVEIRGLRFRRGERDIFTDITLNVPRGKVTAIMGPSGIGKTTLLRLIGGQLPPDSGEIWFDGENIPALSRRELYNARKKMSMLFQSGALFTDLNVFDNVAWPLREHTRLPEPLLRSVVMMKLEAVGLRGAAELMPAELSGGMARRAALARAIALDPQLIMFDEPFVGQDPITLGTLVKLIDELNHALGVTCIVVSHDVPEVMSIADYAYIVADKRVVAEGTAEQLRENNDPQVRQFLDGIADGPVPFRFPAGDYKTSLLGSER; encoded by the coding sequence ATGAACCATGAGGCAACGAATCTGGTCGAGATCCGCGGTCTTCGCTTTCGGCGTGGGGAGCGAGACATTTTTACCGATATTACGTTGAACGTACCTAGAGGCAAGGTGACCGCGATCATGGGGCCTTCGGGTATTGGCAAAACGACATTATTACGCCTGATCGGCGGACAGTTGCCGCCTGATAGCGGTGAGATTTGGTTTGATGGCGAGAATATTCCCGCGCTGTCGCGCCGCGAGTTGTATAACGCACGTAAGAAAATGAGTATGTTGTTTCAGTCTGGCGCATTATTCACCGATTTGAACGTGTTTGATAATGTCGCCTGGCCGCTGAGAGAACATACGAGATTACCGGAACCGCTATTACGTAGCGTCGTCATGATGAAGCTGGAAGCGGTAGGGCTACGCGGAGCGGCTGAACTCATGCCGGCGGAGCTTTCCGGTGGTATGGCGCGGCGGGCCGCGTTGGCGAGGGCCATTGCGCTCGATCCGCAACTGATTATGTTCGATGAGCCGTTTGTCGGGCAGGATCCGATTACGTTAGGGACATTGGTGAAGCTGATCGATGAATTAAACCATGCCTTGGGCGTGACCTGTATTGTGGTTTCTCACGATGTTCCGGAGGTGATGAGCATCGCCGATTACGCTTACATCGTGGCCGATAAGCGCGTGGTGGCAGAAGGAACTGCGGAGCAACTGAGGGAAAATAATGACCCGCAGGTGCGTCAGTTCCTGGATGGTATCGCCGACGGGCCAGTGCCTTTCCGCTTTCCGGCGGGGGATTACAAGACATCGCTGCTAGGTTCAGAGAGGTAA
- the mlaE gene encoding lipid asymmetry maintenance ABC transporter permease subunit MlaE, translating to MLLRTLASFGRQGIATSAAFGRAGLMLFNALVGKPEFRKQWPLLVKQLYSVGVQSLLIIIVSGLFIGMVLGLQGYLILTTYSAEASLGMMVALSLLRELGPVVTALLFAGRAGSALTAEIGLMKATEQLSSMEMMAVDPLRRVVAPRFWAGLISMPLLTVIFVSVGIWGGGLVGVDWKGIDSGFFWSAMQGAVDWRQDILNCVIKSIVFAITVTWIALFNGYDALPTSEGISRATTRTVVHASLAVLGLDFVLTALMFGN from the coding sequence ATGTTATTACGGACATTGGCGTCGTTTGGGCGTCAGGGCATTGCCACCAGCGCGGCTTTTGGGCGCGCCGGGCTGATGCTATTTAATGCGTTGGTCGGTAAACCCGAATTCAGGAAACAGTGGCCGTTGTTGGTAAAACAACTGTACAGCGTTGGCGTGCAGTCCCTACTGATCATCATCGTATCTGGCCTGTTTATTGGCATGGTGCTGGGGTTGCAGGGGTACCTTATTCTGACGACGTACAGCGCTGAAGCCAGCCTGGGCATGATGGTCGCACTGTCACTGCTGCGTGAGTTAGGGCCTGTGGTGACGGCGCTGTTATTCGCGGGGCGTGCCGGTTCGGCGTTGACGGCGGAAATTGGCCTGATGAAGGCGACAGAACAGCTTTCCAGCATGGAAATGATGGCGGTTGATCCACTGCGTCGCGTTGTCGCACCGCGCTTCTGGGCGGGGCTAATCAGTATGCCGCTATTGACGGTGATTTTTGTTTCCGTCGGGATCTGGGGCGGCGGCCTGGTTGGCGTGGACTGGAAAGGGATCGATAGCGGATTCTTCTGGTCAGCGATGCAAGGCGCGGTTGACTGGCGTCAGGATATCTTGAACTGCGTCATTAAAAGTATTGTCTTTGCGATTACCGTAACCTGGATTGCGCTGTTTAACGGCTATGATGCGCTCCCGACGTCCGAGGGGATCAGCCGAGCAACGACTCGAACGGTCGTACACGCGTCGTTAGCGGTATTGGGATTGGATTTTGTGCTGACAGCACTGATGTTTGGGAACTGA
- the mlaD gene encoding outer membrane lipid asymmetry maintenance protein MlaD gives MQTKKTEVWVGAFMLIALAAVLFLCLKVADLKSIGSEPTYRLYATFDNIGGLKARSPVRIGGVVIGRVAEISLDEKTYLPRVALDIQQRYDHIPDTSSLAIRTSGLLGEQYLALNIGFEDEEMGTAILKDGGVIQDTKSAMVLEDLIGQFLYKSGGNGEDNASQSKAETDAEPAHSTEPAPLHP, from the coding sequence ATGCAAACAAAGAAAACTGAAGTCTGGGTTGGGGCGTTTATGCTGATCGCACTGGCTGCCGTCCTCTTTTTATGCCTGAAAGTGGCCGACCTGAAATCGATCGGCAGCGAACCAACATATCGTCTGTATGCGACGTTTGACAACATCGGTGGGCTGAAAGCGCGCTCTCCGGTTAGGATCGGCGGTGTTGTGATCGGGCGTGTAGCGGAGATCTCGTTGGATGAGAAAACCTATCTGCCACGCGTGGCGCTGGATATCCAGCAACGCTACGATCATATTCCCGATACCAGTTCTTTGGCTATACGGACTTCCGGGCTGTTAGGTGAACAGTATCTGGCGCTGAACATTGGGTTTGAGGATGAGGAAATGGGCACCGCAATTCTGAAAGACGGCGGTGTGATTCAGGACACCAAGTCGGCTATGGTGCTTGAAGACCTCATCGGTCAATTCCTATATAAGAGTGGCGGTAATGGCGAGGATAATGCGAGTCAATCGAAGGCGGAAACGGATGCCGAGCCTGCGCACAGTACTGAGCCTGCCCCTTTACATCCATAA
- the mlaC gene encoding phospholipid-binding protein MlaC — MFKRLLMVALLVVAPLANAVDQKNPYSLMNEAAEKTFARLKNEQSTIKQNPNYLRTIVREELLPYVQVRYAGALVLGRYYKDATPTQRDAYFKAFEAYLEQAYGQALAMYHGQTYQIAPEQPLGDANIVAIRVTIIDNGGRPPVRLDFQWRKNSKTGNWQAFDMIAEGVSMITTKQNEWATILRQKGVDGLTQQLESSAKQPITLDQ, encoded by the coding sequence ATGTTTAAACGTTTACTGATGGTGGCGCTACTGGTTGTCGCGCCATTAGCCAACGCGGTGGATCAAAAGAATCCCTATAGCTTAATGAATGAAGCGGCGGAAAAAACGTTTGCTCGTTTAAAAAACGAGCAATCAACAATAAAACAAAACCCTAATTATTTGCGTACTATCGTGCGTGAAGAGCTATTGCCCTATGTCCAGGTGAGATACGCCGGAGCGCTAGTGCTGGGGCGTTACTACAAAGATGCTACGCCGACTCAGCGCGATGCCTATTTCAAAGCGTTTGAAGCCTATCTTGAACAGGCTTACGGTCAGGCTTTAGCCATGTATCATGGGCAGACCTATCAGATTGCTCCAGAGCAGCCGTTGGGGGATGCCAATATTGTTGCTATTCGTGTCACCATCATTGATAACGGGGGGCGTCCTCCGGTCCGTCTGGATTTCCAATGGCGCAAGAACAGTAAAACCGGCAACTGGCAGGCATTCGACATGATTGCAGAAGGGGTCAGCATGATTACCACTAAGCAAAATGAATGGGCGACAATATTGCGCCAGAAAGGTGTTGATGGCCTGACTCAGCAGTTGGAATCCTCGGCGAAGCAGCCCATCACGTTAGATCAGTAA
- the mlaB gene encoding lipid asymmetry maintenance protein MlaB translates to MANALNWQTQASTLALTGDLDRETLLPFWQQREALLAGKTTLDVSGLNRVDSAGLALLVYVHQLPPSGGNIKIVGASERLKTLIALYNLKEIIPVA, encoded by the coding sequence ATGGCAAACGCATTGAACTGGCAGACGCAGGCGTCAACGCTGGCTTTAACGGGCGATCTGGACCGTGAAACGCTATTACCGTTTTGGCAGCAGCGGGAAGCCTTGTTAGCGGGTAAAACCACGCTGGATGTCTCTGGGTTAAATCGTGTCGATTCTGCCGGTTTGGCACTGCTTGTATACGTTCACCAGTTGCCGCCTTCAGGCGGCAACATCAAGATTGTTGGTGCCAGCGAACGCTTAAAAACGCTCATTGCGCTTTATAATCTGAAGGAAATCATCCCGGTTGCTTAG
- the ibaG gene encoding BolA family iron metabolism protein IbaG, which yields MENNEIKDVLMNALALEEVHVSGDGSHFQVIAVSDVFAGMSRVKKQQTVYAPLTEYLEDNRIHALSIKAYTPEEWRRDRKLMGF from the coding sequence ATGGAAAATAACGAAATTAAAGACGTGCTGATGAATGCTTTAGCGTTGGAAGAAGTTCATGTTTCTGGTGACGGTAGTCATTTTCAAGTTATTGCTGTAAGCGACGTTTTTGCTGGCATGAGCCGAGTAAAAAAACAGCAGACCGTCTATGCGCCGCTCACTGAGTACTTGGAGGACAACCGTATTCATGCGCTGTCAATCAAAGCTTATACGCCGGAAGAATGGCGGCGCGACCGCAAACTGATGGGCTTTTAA